Proteins encoded together in one Deinococcus irradiatisoli window:
- a CDS encoding ABC transporter ATP-binding protein has translation MTHSAAGLSHPHHSPYALELRNITKRFPLVLANDNISMEVKWGSVHALCGENGAGKSTLVKIVYGAQPPTSGEIVVDGQVVNLKDPSDAIKLGIGMVFQHFMLVEPLTVTENVILGSEPTRGGAIDYAGARKKVAELIKQFNFGLDPDARIEDLPVGMQQKVEILKTLYRGARILILDEPTAVLTPSETDELFEFLKGQYAAAGNSVVFISHKLHEVLHISDTISVIRDGKMIGTIPAAGATTETLANMMVGREVVLKVDKQAAQPGQVALDVQDVVVQNEHRKNVVDHVSFQVRRGEIVGIAGVEGNGQSQLVEAITGLIQPQGGQITYEGVTAQGVKAVGQAGVSHIPEDRNERGLVLEMTTAENFILGEQDQAPFAGPLGLLRLDLIEKNAEELSEAYDVRPRSAALQAGRYSGGNAQKIIVAREMRKKPKILVASQPTRGVDIGAIEFIHAQIVAARDQGLAVLLVSADLGEVMNLSDRILVMYEGKVVGEVPASEATETQLGLLMTGSTLAAK, from the coding sequence ATGACCCACAGCGCCGCCGGCCTGAGCCATCCGCACCATTCGCCGTACGCCCTGGAACTTCGGAACATCACCAAGCGCTTTCCACTGGTGCTCGCCAACGACAACATCTCGATGGAAGTCAAGTGGGGCAGCGTGCACGCGCTGTGCGGCGAGAACGGCGCCGGCAAGTCCACCCTGGTCAAGATCGTCTACGGCGCCCAGCCGCCCACGTCCGGCGAGATCGTGGTGGACGGGCAGGTGGTGAACCTCAAAGACCCCTCCGACGCCATCAAGCTCGGCATCGGGATGGTGTTTCAGCACTTCATGCTGGTCGAGCCGCTGACCGTCACCGAGAACGTCATTCTGGGCAGCGAACCCACCAGGGGCGGCGCCATCGACTATGCCGGAGCGCGCAAAAAAGTGGCCGAGCTGATCAAGCAGTTCAACTTCGGTCTCGACCCCGACGCCCGCATCGAGGACCTGCCGGTGGGCATGCAGCAGAAAGTCGAGATTCTCAAAACGCTCTACCGGGGCGCGCGCATCCTGATTCTCGACGAGCCCACGGCGGTGCTGACCCCCAGCGAAACCGACGAACTCTTCGAGTTTCTCAAGGGCCAGTACGCGGCGGCGGGCAACAGCGTGGTGTTCATTTCGCACAAGCTCCACGAAGTGCTGCACATCTCCGACACCATCTCGGTGATCCGCGACGGCAAGATGATCGGGACCATCCCCGCCGCAGGGGCCACCACCGAGACGCTCGCCAACATGATGGTGGGCCGCGAAGTGGTGCTCAAGGTCGACAAGCAGGCCGCTCAGCCGGGTCAGGTGGCGCTGGACGTGCAGGACGTGGTGGTGCAAAATGAACACCGCAAGAACGTGGTCGATCACGTTTCGTTTCAGGTGCGCCGGGGCGAGATCGTCGGCATCGCCGGGGTGGAGGGCAACGGACAAAGCCAGCTGGTCGAGGCCATCACCGGGCTGATTCAGCCGCAGGGCGGCCAGATCACCTACGAGGGCGTCACCGCGCAGGGCGTCAAGGCGGTGGGGCAGGCCGGGGTGTCGCACATCCCCGAGGACCGCAACGAGCGCGGGCTGGTGCTGGAGATGACCACCGCCGAGAACTTCATTCTGGGCGAGCAGGACCAGGCGCCCTTCGCCGGCCCGCTGGGACTGCTGAGGCTCGATCTGATCGAGAAGAATGCCGAGGAACTCAGCGAGGCCTACGACGTGCGCCCGCGCTCGGCGGCGTTGCAGGCCGGGCGCTACTCCGGCGGCAACGCGCAGAAGATCATCGTGGCGCGCGAGATGCGCAAGAAGCCCAAGATTCTGGTCGCCAGTCAGCCGACGCGCGGGGTGGACATTGGGGCGATCGAATTCATCCACGCCCAGATCGTCGCCGCCCGCGACCAGGGGCTGGCGGTGCTGCTGGTCAGCGCCGATCTGGGCGAGGTCATGAACCTCTCGGACCGCATCCTGGTGATGTACGAGGGCAAGGTGGTGGGCGAGGTGCCGGCCAGCGAGGCCACCGAAACCCAGCTGGGACTGTTGATGACCGGCAGCACGCTGGCCGCTAAGTAG